Proteins encoded by one window of Paenibacillus urinalis:
- the purK gene encoding 5-(carboxyamino)imidazole ribonucleotide synthase, whose amino-acid sequence MINKLISESAKVFPSGATIGILGGGQLGRMMTLSGTAMGYRFITLEPTENSPCGQVARQIVAGYDDQNAARQLAEECDVITYEFENVDAEVAALLENEAYVPQGSRLLYTTQHRLREKRAIEAAGVPVAPYREITSAEDMSAAVEALGVPCVLKTVTGGYDGKGQRVIRDREAALEAYEELASLGTELVLEQFVAFNCEISVIAARNPQGEIRTFPPAENVHVNNILHTSVVPARVSSELQLEAQQLAAKIAESMGAVGLLAVEMFVTRDGQLYVNELAPRPHNSGHYTMEACSTSQFEQHVRAICGLPLADTCLLSPVVMVNVLGEHIEAVIDRFAKKDSDADELGIVPKLHLYGKAEAKTGRKMGHINLLCHDVQHALDWIDKTNIWRNE is encoded by the coding sequence ATGATAAATAAGCTAATCAGCGAGAGCGCGAAGGTCTTCCCTTCTGGAGCCACGATTGGAATCCTTGGAGGCGGACAGCTTGGACGGATGATGACACTATCAGGTACAGCTATGGGATACCGGTTTATTACACTGGAGCCGACCGAGAATTCACCTTGCGGGCAAGTCGCGCGGCAGATTGTAGCAGGTTACGATGATCAGAATGCAGCACGCCAGCTTGCAGAAGAGTGCGATGTAATCACTTATGAGTTTGAAAATGTGGATGCCGAAGTGGCGGCCTTGCTGGAGAACGAAGCGTATGTCCCCCAAGGAAGCAGACTGCTGTATACGACTCAGCATCGTCTTCGGGAGAAGCGTGCCATTGAAGCGGCGGGTGTGCCGGTTGCTCCATATCGGGAAATTACGAGTGCAGAGGACATGAGCGCAGCGGTTGAGGCGCTAGGCGTTCCTTGTGTGCTTAAGACGGTAACTGGAGGCTATGATGGCAAAGGCCAGCGGGTGATTCGTGACAGAGAGGCGGCACTTGAGGCTTACGAGGAGCTGGCGAGCCTTGGTACAGAGCTCGTATTAGAGCAGTTTGTAGCCTTTAACTGCGAAATATCCGTTATTGCTGCACGTAATCCCCAAGGAGAGATTCGGACATTTCCCCCAGCTGAGAATGTGCATGTGAATAATATATTGCACACTTCCGTTGTACCGGCGAGAGTATCATCAGAGCTCCAGCTCGAAGCGCAGCAGCTCGCAGCTAAGATCGCCGAATCGATGGGAGCCGTTGGGCTGCTGGCTGTGGAGATGTTTGTGACAAGAGATGGACAGCTGTACGTTAACGAGCTGGCACCTCGACCACACAACTCAGGTCATTATACGATGGAGGCGTGCAGCACATCACAATTTGAGCAGCATGTAAGAGCTATATGCGGCCTCCCGCTTGCAGATACATGCCTGCTGAGCCCTGTTGTGATGGTGAATGTCCTGGGAGAACATATTGAAGCCGTAATTGATCGATTTGCCAAAAAGGACTCAGACGCAGACGAACTGGGCATTGTACCTAAGCTTCACCTGTACGGCAAAGCCGAAGCCAAGACTGGACGTAAGATGGGACATATCAACCTGTTATGCCATGATGTGCAGCATGCACTGGATTGGATAGACAAAACCAATATATGGAGGAACGAATAG
- the purB gene encoding adenylosuccinate lyase produces MIERYSRPEMRAIWTEENKFKAWLEVEICACEAWAELGVIPQEDAAVLREKASFDIDRIYEIEQETRHDVIAFTRTVSESLGEERKWVHYGLTSTDVVDTANGYLLRQANEILEKDILNFIQILRDKAIEYKHTPMMGRTHGVHAEPTTFGLKMALWHEEMKRNLERFRHAADNVQFGKISGAVGTYANIDPFVEEFVCKKLGTKPAPISTQTLQRDRHAEYMATLALIATSLDKFATEVRALQKSEFREVEEAFAKGQKGSSAMPHKRNPIGSENISGLSRVIRGHMLTAYENVTLWHERDISHSSAERVILPDATMLLNYMLNRFGNIIKNLTVFPENMKRNMARTFGVPFSGRIMTKLIDKGFSREEAYDTVQPRAMEAWETQRQFRDIVEATPAITEVLSTEEIEDAFNPAWHLKHVDTIFDKLGLN; encoded by the coding sequence ATGATTGAACGTTATAGCAGACCCGAAATGCGGGCGATTTGGACGGAAGAGAATAAATTTAAGGCTTGGCTGGAAGTGGAAATTTGTGCATGCGAGGCTTGGGCTGAGCTGGGCGTCATACCACAAGAGGATGCAGCTGTTCTTCGTGAGAAAGCAAGCTTTGACATTGACCGGATCTACGAGATTGAGCAGGAGACACGTCATGATGTCATTGCCTTCACACGTACCGTATCCGAAAGTCTTGGAGAGGAACGCAAATGGGTGCATTACGGTCTGACTTCTACAGATGTTGTTGATACAGCGAACGGTTACCTGCTTCGTCAGGCGAATGAAATTCTTGAGAAGGACATTCTGAACTTCATTCAGATCCTAAGAGACAAAGCGATTGAATACAAGCACACTCCAATGATGGGACGTACACATGGTGTACATGCCGAGCCAACCACCTTTGGTCTGAAAATGGCGCTATGGCATGAAGAGATGAAGCGCAACCTGGAACGCTTCCGTCATGCTGCTGACAATGTCCAGTTTGGCAAAATCTCAGGTGCTGTAGGAACTTATGCGAACATAGATCCTTTCGTTGAGGAATTCGTATGTAAAAAGCTGGGCACGAAGCCGGCTCCGATCTCAACGCAAACATTGCAGCGTGACCGCCATGCTGAATATATGGCAACCCTTGCACTGATCGCGACTTCCTTGGACAAATTCGCGACCGAAGTACGTGCACTCCAGAAGAGTGAATTCCGTGAAGTGGAAGAGGCTTTTGCTAAAGGTCAAAAAGGCTCATCTGCTATGCCGCACAAGCGCAATCCGATCGGCAGCGAGAACATCTCCGGCTTGTCCCGTGTCATTCGCGGACATATGCTGACAGCCTATGAGAATGTAACGCTGTGGCATGAGCGTGATATTTCGCACTCCTCTGCTGAACGCGTCATTCTGCCGGATGCCACGATGCTGCTGAACTATATGCTGAACCGTTTTGGCAACATCATCAAGAACTTGACGGTGTTCCCTGAGAACATGAAGCGCAACATGGCCCGTACTTTCGGTGTTCCGTTCTCCGGACGCATTATGACGAAGCTGATTGATAAAGGCTTCAGCCGTGAAGAAGCGTACGATACAGTTCAGCCTCGTGCGATGGAAGCATGGGAGACACAGCGCCAATTCCGCGACATCGTGGAAGCGACGCCGGCGATTACGGAAGTGCTCAGCACAGAGGAGATCGAGGACGCCTTTAATCCGGCATGGCATCTGAAGCATGTGGATACGATTTTTGACAAATTGGGATTAAACTAG
- a CDS encoding phosphoribosylaminoimidazolesuccinocarboxamide synthase, whose product MNVMALSTAAELINAPLLYKGKVRELYDLGEHFLIVVTDRISAFDYVLEPAVPEKGNVLNTVSAFWFDQTKEWMPNHVVHTNVEELGDIVLDKEALRDRIMVTKKAERIDIECVVRGYITGNGWRQYQSSGTVNGIKLPEGLRKNAKLDKPIFTPAAKNDVGHDEDISIEQMKSAVGEELALELEAKSLQLYEFARDYCEQRGIILADCKFEFGIVDGEVILIDEIFTPDASRFWAKEKYALDIEIDSMDKEPVRAYLASTDWDKNSQPEPLPEHVVEETSRRYKEIKDRLTR is encoded by the coding sequence ATTAACGTTATGGCTTTATCCACCGCAGCAGAGCTCATTAACGCACCACTGTTATACAAAGGCAAGGTTAGAGAGTTGTACGATTTGGGTGAGCATTTCCTGATCGTCGTAACAGACCGGATTTCAGCATTTGATTATGTGCTGGAGCCGGCTGTTCCGGAGAAAGGCAATGTACTCAATACAGTTAGTGCTTTCTGGTTTGACCAAACGAAGGAATGGATGCCAAACCACGTTGTCCATACCAATGTAGAAGAACTGGGCGATATCGTGCTGGATAAAGAAGCGCTGAGGGATCGGATTATGGTCACGAAAAAAGCCGAGCGTATTGATATCGAGTGCGTGGTTCGCGGATACATTACCGGCAATGGCTGGAGACAGTATCAATCCTCTGGAACAGTTAACGGAATTAAGCTTCCAGAAGGACTACGCAAAAATGCGAAGCTGGATAAGCCGATCTTCACGCCGGCGGCCAAGAACGATGTCGGCCATGATGAGGATATCTCCATTGAGCAGATGAAATCGGCGGTCGGTGAGGAGCTTGCGCTTGAGCTTGAAGCGAAGAGTCTGCAGCTGTATGAGTTTGCGAGAGACTATTGCGAGCAAAGAGGTATTATTTTGGCAGATTGCAAGTTTGAGTTCGGGATCGTGGATGGCGAGGTCATTTTGATAGACGAGATCTTTACCCCTGATGCCTCCCGGTTCTGGGCCAAGGAGAAGTATGCGCTGGACATTGAAATCGACAGCATGGATAAAGAGCCGGTAAGAGCCTATCTGGCATCCACGGATTGGGATAAGAACAGCCAGCCGGAGCCGCTTCCTGAGCATGTCGTGGAGGAAACAAGCCGACGCTATAAAGAGATTAAGGACAGGCTGACCCGTTAA
- the purS gene encoding phosphoribosylformylglycinamidine synthase subunit PurS produces the protein MIKATVYVTIKQSVLDPQGVAVQGALHSMGFSEVEGVRIGKYLELTLDTSDRNEAEERVKVMCEKLLANTVVEDYRFELEV, from the coding sequence ATGATAAAAGCTACTGTATACGTTACGATTAAACAAAGTGTACTTGACCCTCAAGGCGTTGCCGTACAAGGCGCGCTCCATTCCATGGGCTTCAGTGAAGTGGAAGGGGTACGCATCGGCAAATATCTGGAGCTGACACTGGATACAAGTGATCGTAATGAAGCAGAAGAACGCGTTAAGGTCATGTGTGAAAAGCTGCTCGCAAATACGGTTGTCGAAGACTACCGCTTTGAATTGGAGGTTTAA
- the purQ gene encoding phosphoribosylformylglycinamidine synthase subunit PurQ gives MKFAVLVFPGSNCDIDCYKAVEETIGQPVDYVWHTATDLSAYDCIIVPGGFSYGDYLRCGAISRFAPVMNEVAKAAEQGKYIIGICNGFQILTEAGLLPGALLRNTGMKFVCHDSVLQVENNNTPFTSEYELGEEIIIPIAHGEGNYYCDEETLEKLKTNNQIVFTYKNNPNGSLNNIAGVSNERGNVVGMMPHPERAVNEVLGTTDGKRMFTSILNSWRDQHDTASIR, from the coding sequence ATGAAATTTGCAGTTCTCGTGTTTCCTGGATCCAACTGTGATATTGACTGCTATAAGGCAGTAGAAGAAACGATTGGACAGCCCGTGGATTATGTATGGCATACGGCAACAGACCTATCTGCCTATGACTGCATTATCGTTCCCGGCGGCTTCTCTTACGGTGACTATTTAAGATGCGGAGCAATCTCCAGATTTGCTCCAGTGATGAACGAAGTAGCCAAGGCTGCAGAGCAAGGTAAATACATTATCGGGATCTGCAACGGATTCCAAATCCTGACGGAAGCAGGGCTTCTCCCTGGCGCATTGCTGCGCAATACAGGTATGAAGTTTGTGTGCCATGACTCCGTACTCCAAGTGGAGAACAACAACACCCCATTTACAAGCGAGTATGAACTTGGGGAAGAGATTATTATCCCGATCGCGCATGGGGAAGGCAACTATTATTGTGATGAAGAGACGCTTGAGAAGCTTAAAACAAACAATCAAATCGTCTTTACTTATAAAAACAATCCGAACGGCTCCTTGAATAACATCGCCGGCGTAAGCAATGAGCGCGGCAACGTGGTAGGCATGATGCCTCACCCGGAACGTGCGGTGAATGAAGTGCTTGGAACGACAGACGGCAAACGCATGTTTACATCGATTTTGAACTCCTGGAGGGATCAGCATGACACAGCAAGTATCCGCTAA
- the purL gene encoding phosphoribosylformylglycinamidine synthase subunit PurL — protein MTQQVSAKEPTAAQIAEHKLYQQMGVSDSEYDLIVSFMGRQPNYTEIGVFSVMWSEHCAYKNSKPLLRRFPTTGERVLMGPGEGAGIVDIGDNQAVVFKIESHNHPSAVEPFQGAATGVGGIIRDIFSMGARPIASLNSLRFGKLESDRVKYLFEHVVSGIAGYGNCIGIPTVGGEVMFDESYDGNPLVNAMCVGLIDHDKIQRGVAKGVGNPVFYVGPPTGRDGIHGATFASVELTEESESKRTAVQVGDPFMEKLVMEACLELIDTGIVLGIQDMGAAGLTCSSAEMASKAGNGLELYLDQVPQREEGMTPYEMMLSESQERMLFVVEPKDEAQAREIFERWGVICAKVGKVTDDGRLKLYHHGEVVGDMPVTALVDECPVYNKPSSVPAYYIENEKIDTLRYEEVSDLTGALKKVLSSPTVSSKAWVYDQYDYMVRTSTAVRPGSDAAVVTVHGTRKGLAMTTDCNGRYVYLDPEVGGKIAVSEAARNIVCSGAEPLAITDNLNFGSPEKPDIFWQMEKAVDGMAEACTVLGTPVIGGNVSLYNENAKGAIYPTPVVGMVGLVHDTDHITTQGFKKEGDVILLLGNTHAELGGSEFQYAVHGLTEGRPPQLDLEVEKKLQEAVLGAIQKGLVQSAHDLSEGGLGVALAESCISGGIGASVSFTTDLRGDVALFSESQSRILLTADQAQAEELEAFVRNSGVPVQVIGQVKGSNLKLELNGTSAVDEPVAVLKQVWEDVIPCLMK, from the coding sequence ATGACACAGCAAGTATCCGCTAAAGAACCAACCGCAGCACAGATTGCCGAGCATAAACTTTATCAGCAAATGGGCGTATCTGACAGTGAATATGACCTGATCGTGTCCTTCATGGGACGTCAGCCGAACTACACGGAGATCGGTGTATTCAGTGTTATGTGGTCAGAGCACTGTGCTTACAAGAACTCCAAGCCGCTGCTGCGCCGTTTCCCGACGACAGGCGAACGTGTCCTGATGGGACCGGGTGAGGGTGCAGGGATTGTCGACATTGGAGATAACCAGGCGGTTGTATTCAAGATCGAGAGTCATAACCATCCTTCCGCGGTTGAGCCTTTCCAAGGTGCAGCAACAGGAGTTGGCGGAATTATCCGCGACATTTTCTCCATGGGTGCAAGACCGATCGCATCCCTCAACTCCTTGCGCTTCGGCAAGCTGGAAAGTGATCGTGTGAAATATTTGTTTGAGCACGTCGTATCCGGTATTGCGGGCTACGGTAACTGTATCGGCATTCCGACGGTAGGCGGAGAAGTGATGTTTGACGAGAGCTATGACGGTAATCCGCTCGTAAATGCGATGTGCGTGGGTCTGATCGATCATGACAAAATTCAGCGTGGAGTTGCTAAAGGGGTAGGTAACCCGGTGTTTTACGTGGGACCTCCAACTGGACGTGACGGTATTCACGGAGCAACCTTTGCTTCGGTGGAGCTGACAGAGGAATCTGAATCCAAGCGTACAGCAGTACAGGTCGGCGACCCGTTCATGGAGAAGCTGGTAATGGAGGCTTGTCTTGAGCTGATTGATACTGGCATCGTGCTCGGTATTCAAGATATGGGTGCTGCTGGTCTTACGTGCTCCAGTGCGGAAATGGCAAGTAAGGCAGGAAATGGACTGGAGCTGTATCTGGATCAAGTGCCTCAGCGTGAAGAAGGTATGACACCATACGAGATGATGCTGTCCGAATCTCAAGAACGCATGCTGTTCGTCGTAGAGCCTAAAGACGAAGCACAAGCACGTGAAATTTTTGAGCGTTGGGGCGTGATCTGTGCAAAAGTCGGCAAGGTTACGGATGACGGACGACTGAAGCTGTACCATCACGGTGAAGTCGTTGGCGACATGCCGGTAACGGCATTGGTTGACGAATGCCCGGTATATAACAAACCATCCTCTGTCCCTGCTTATTATATTGAAAATGAAAAAATCGACACCCTGCGTTATGAAGAAGTGTCGGATCTGACAGGAGCTTTGAAAAAAGTGCTGTCCTCTCCGACCGTATCCAGCAAAGCTTGGGTGTATGACCAATATGACTATATGGTACGGACCAGCACTGCCGTTCGTCCAGGATCGGATGCGGCGGTAGTAACGGTGCATGGCACTCGTAAAGGTCTTGCAATGACAACAGACTGTAATGGCCGTTATGTATATCTGGATCCTGAAGTAGGCGGCAAAATTGCGGTCAGCGAAGCTGCCCGTAACATCGTTTGCTCTGGGGCAGAGCCGCTGGCGATTACAGACAACCTGAACTTTGGTTCGCCGGAGAAGCCGGACATCTTCTGGCAGATGGAAAAAGCGGTAGACGGAATGGCTGAGGCATGTACGGTACTGGGTACGCCGGTTATCGGGGGTAACGTAAGCTTATATAACGAAAATGCCAAAGGTGCAATTTACCCAACGCCTGTCGTTGGTATGGTCGGACTTGTGCATGATACAGACCATATTACGACACAAGGCTTCAAGAAAGAAGGAGATGTCATTCTTCTTCTTGGGAATACACATGCTGAGCTTGGCGGCAGCGAGTTCCAGTATGCGGTTCATGGCTTGACGGAAGGACGCCCTCCACAGCTTGATCTTGAAGTGGAGAAGAAGCTGCAGGAAGCGGTACTGGGTGCTATTCAAAAAGGACTCGTACAATCTGCGCATGACTTGTCTGAAGGCGGACTTGGCGTGGCACTGGCCGAGAGCTGTATCAGCGGCGGTATTGGTGCGAGCGTGAGCTTTACAACAGACCTTCGCGGAGACGTGGCTCTATTCAGCGAGAGCCAATCCCGTATTCTACTGACGGCAGACCAAGCACAGGCAGAGGAACTGGAAGCGTTCGTGAGAAACAGCGGCGTTCCGGTTCAAGTGATCGGACAAGTGAAAGGAAGCAATCTTAAATTGGAGTTGAACGGCACATCAGCTGTGGACGAACCGGTAGCGGTTCTGAAACAGGTCTGGGAGGATGTTATTCCATGTCTGATGAAGTAA